TATAATAAAACATTGTTCGGAAATAGTAGAAACCCACGAAACATTTGGAGACAGTTATGAAATATTCCGGAAAAGTAAGCCGTATTTCAAGGCGATTTCTATGGATTTGCTTCAAATCGGCGAATTAGCCAATCATTTGTCAAAGAATTTCCAAGAAAAGTATAGAAATATTCCATATTCGGCAATAATTACGTTAAGAAATATAGTTACTCACGGCTACGGAGAACTTGATGTAGAAATTGTCTGGGCAACTTCCCACGAAGATACTCCGATTCTTCAAAAACAATGCGAAGAAATATTAGCGGCAATGAGATAGATTTTCA
The window above is part of the Chitinivibrionia bacterium genome. Proteins encoded here:
- a CDS encoding DUF86 domain-containing protein; translated protein: MDRTKRDISILGHIIKHCSEIVETHETFGDSYEIFRKSKPYFKAISMDLLQIGELANHLSKNFQEKYRNIPYSAIITLRNIVTHGYGELDVEIVWATSHEDTPILQKQCEEILAAMR